The following DNA comes from Terriglobales bacterium.
AAGCCGAGGACACGATACGCAATGGGATCACGATGATGATGATCGTAGAAGAGCCAGGCGTCAAAGTTGCGCTCACGCAGCGCTGATTGGATGCGGTCGAGATTCATGCAGGCAATTTTAAACCTGCGCTCCGTGTCCTCAGTGGCTCCGTGGTTAATGGATTTTTCGCAGAACCAGCGCGGAGTTCTTTGAACCGAACGCAATACAATTGCAAACCGCGTGCTCTACCTCGTGCTTGCGCCCAACTTCGGGAACGTAGTCGAGGTCACAGTCGGGATCGGGGTTATCAAGATTGATGGTGGGGGGAATCTGCGAGTGATGCATGGCAACAAGCGTCGCCGCGACTCCTGCTGCCCCGCAGGCGCCCTGCGGATGCCCAATCTGGGATTTCAGTCCCGACATAGGAGTGGAGTGTGCGCGTTCGCCCAAGACCAGCTTGAGTGCTCGAGTTTCAATGCGATCGTTAAGCTGAGTTGACGTGCCATGCAGGTTCACATAATCAATGTCACTGCAGGTCACACCAGCCTCCTGCATTGCTATAGAAATCGCGCGCGCCGGTTCCTCGCCGCATTCAGCCAAACGCACGCGATGGAAGGCCTCGCAGGTAGACCCGTATCCTGCGATCTCCGCATATATGTGCGCTCCGCGTGCGCGGGCGTGTTCGTACTCCTCCAGCACAAACATCCATGAGCCTTCGGCTACAACGAAGCCATCGCGGTCCTGAGAAAAAGGACGCGAGCCTCGCTCCGGATCGTGATTCCAGGAAGTCGTCATGATCTTCATCAGGCAAAAGCCCTTCATGATCCCGGGTGCGAGCGGTACGTCGACGCCTCCCACGAGCAGCACCGGAAGAGTTCCGAATTGGATCTGTCGGAGCGCGTAGCCGAGCGCGTCTGTTGATGACGTACAGCCTGTTGTGAATACGTGGCTAAAGCCGCGGAAGCCGAAGCGCATGCTCACTTCGCTGGACAACGTTCCCATCGTTCCACTGGGAATGCTGAATAAGCTTGCCTGCTTTACATTCCCCTGAAAGTAGTGGCGGTATTGCTCTTCGCTGAACTCCTGCGCTCCGCCTCCGCTGCCCAGCATTACGCCCACGTCGCGCTTCTCGTCCATGCTCATGGATTCAGGAACGAATCCGGCATCCTTCAGCGCTTCATGAGAGGCCGCGATTGCCAAAGGCACTGCACGAGAGACGTGCTTACGTTCGCGCGCATCGATCCACGCGAACTCATCGAAATCGGTGATCTCTCCCGCAATCTGCACGGGCAAATTGCTCGTGTCAAAGCGCGAGATGCGCTTTACTCCGCTCTTTCCCGCAAGTATTGCGCGGCAAAATGCATCTTTTCCAATTCCGTTTGGGCTCACTACGCCCATACCTGTGATGACGGCGCATTTGGCCATCGGTTCGGGCCCTCAGTGCCGATTGTATGCCGGGGGATGATGCGGTGCTCGGAAGAGCGGATTTCAGTCGACGTGGAGCGCTAGTCAACCTGACCACTAGACGCTGAGAAACCGCTTCAATTCGATGCGGCAGCGAACGAATGTTTATACCACTCGACCGTACGCCGCAATCCTTCTTCGAAGTTGACGGTCGGCTCGTATCCGAAAGCTGCTTTTGCGCGTGAGATATCCGCTAAAGAATGTTTCACGTCTCCAGTCCGGGGCTCTGCGTAACGAGGCTTTCCCGAGTAACCGATAATGCCGGACAACATTCGGAATGTTTCATTTAAGGAATATCTATCTCCGGTGGCAACATTGAAAACCTTGCCGCAGACCTTCTCCGCCGGAGCTGCGCACGCCAAGAGATTCGCGTTCACGGCGTTCTCAACATAAGTGAAGTCGCGGCTCTGCTCTCCATCGCCAAAAATTGTGCAGGTCTCTCCGGCAAGCATTTGGGAAATAAAGCGAGCCAGCACTCCGGAATATTGGGAAGTAGGATCCTGATGCGGTCCAAAAATGTTGAAGTAGCGCAGCGACACCGTCTCGAGACCGTACACACTGTGGAATGAGCTGAGGTAAAGCTCCCCTGTCAGCTTTTGCACGGCATAAGGGGAAATGGGATTCGACTGCATGGTTTCCTGCTTTGGCAAAGTTGGCGTGTCGCCATATGCAGACGAGGAGGCGGCATAGATCACTCGCTTGACCTTGGCGTCCCGCGCTGCGAGCAGCAGGTTGAAAGTGCCGTTGATATTTGCTTCATGGCTCTTGAGCGGATCCGCTACCGACCTGGGAACAGACGCGAGTGCGGCTTGATGCAGAACATAGTCCGCGCCCTGGCACATTTCGCCGACGCCCTCGGCGTCAAGAAGATCGATTTCGCGAAATTCAATCTTTCGCTCCAATCCGCAAAGATTTTCGCGTTTTCCGGTTTCGAAGTTGTCGAAACCGCGCACAGTCTCGCCGCGACGGACGAGTTCCTGCGCGAGATTGGATCCGATGAAGCCGGCGATTCCCGTGATCAGATAGGTAGCCATAACAATGCGAACCTATTGTATGGGAGTCGAAGTCCGAATGCGCTGCGATGCCGTTACGGATAGTAGATCCAAAGCCGACTCGACCTTCAATACTCAGAGCGAATTCCGAGCACGCGGAAATCGTTGAGAAATGATTTCACGACGAATACGACGCGATTATTGCTGTGAGGGTCTGGAGGGCGGAGAAAGAAGCCCTTGTCGGAAACGAATGGCAAAGAGTTATGAACGATGCCTTCGGTAATCTCGCCGTCTTTAAAGCGGATTTTGATCCATAGGCCCTCGATTTGCGGATTGCGCTCGAAGAATTTTACCTCTACGTAGTCGGTCCGTCCTTCGAGGGTTTTAACGAAGAAGAGGGCTTTCGCAGTATGCAGATCGACGGTTCGCTTGCTGCCGTCCTGCAGCTCAAGCGCGACTTGAGGAGGCAGGGTGCTCCCGATCGCGCCCGCGGCGAGAGGATCAAATGATTGGGTTTGCTCCAGATAGCCCTTAATCAGCGAGCCATCGGCGAGGTGCGCAACAACCTTAAGGTCATCCCGGTTGCCGGTCGGCATGTGCAACAGCTTACCTCAAGCCGGTTCGAGTCTCCGATAACCGATTTGAGCCAGGGGGAACGATCTGGTACTGCTTGATCTTGTAAAGCAAGGCTTTATAGCTGATGTTCAGCCGCGCCGCAGCTAGCTTACGGTTCCAGTTTGTGGCTGTTAGCGCCTGCTCAATGGCTCGCAACTCAGCTTCATCTTTCAGGCTGCGAACGAGCGATTTCAGCCCGCCTTCCGGAGTTCCTGCCGGAGTTCCATTCGGGGAATCTGGCGTTCCGCCGAGGCCCTTGCTCTTGGCCTCCAGTTCGGAAATGGCCATGTCTTCGTCCTGAAGCACGAGATAGCGCTTCACGAAGTTGCCCAACTCGCGCAGATTGCCCGGCCAGTGATACTGCACACAGGCGCGCAGCAGACGTTCTGAGTAGGCAAGAGGTGGATGAGCATACCGCTCGGAAAGTCGATTCATGAAGTGCTTGAGCAGCAGCGGAATTTCTTCGCGGCGCTCGCGTAGCGGCGGAATCTGCATCGTGAACGCGTTCAGCCGGTAATACAGATCTTCGCGCAGAGTCTTGTTCGCAATCGCTTCCTGAATGTTGATGTTGGTTGCCGCCAGCACGCGCACGTCAACCGTGATGTTCGAGCGGCTGCCGAGGCGTGAAAACGATCCGTCCTGCAGGACGTGGAGAAGTTTTGCCTGCAGTGGCGTGCTCATCTCGCCGATTTCGTCCATCAGGATCGTGCCCTTGTTGCACAGCTCGAACTTTCCCGGTTTGGGACGACTCGCGCCAGTGAAAGCTCCCGCTTCGTATCCGAAAAGTTCGCTTTCCAGCAGTTCTGCCGGCAACGCCGCGCAGTTCACCTTCAACAGCGGACGATGCGCGCGGATGGACATCTTGTGAATCAATCGCGCGAGAATTTCTTTACCGACTCCGCTTTCTCCGAGGAGCAATACGGGAACATCGACTTTCGCGACCAGCGAAACCTGGGCGCGAATCTGCTTCATCTGCGGGCTGGCCGCGAGGAAGAAGAGATCGTCTTCCAGATTCTCGACTTCGACATCGTCGGAAACTGAGTATTGCTGCAGATCTTTCTTGCCCTTTTCCGACTTGTCTTGTTCGAGGCAGCGCTTCAGGACAGCATCGAGCTCCGACTTGTAGAAAGGCTTGGTGACGTAGTCGAGCGCGCCGAGCTTAATCGCCTGCACGACCGTGCTCGTATCACTCACACAGGAAAGAACAACGATCTTCTGGTCGGGACGAACCTTCTTGCATTCCTCGATCGTCTGCAACCCATTCATGCTGGGCATTGCCATATCGAGAAGAATGAGGCTTGGACTCAAGCCCTCACGAACCCGCTTCACCGCCTCGAAGCCGCTGTTGGCGGTTTCTACGGCGTAGTTGTCCACCTCGAGCAGAGTCTTCGTATAGCGAAGCATGCTCGG
Coding sequences within:
- a CDS encoding beta-ketoacyl-[acyl-carrier-protein] synthase family protein, which codes for MAKCAVITGMGVVSPNGIGKDAFCRAILAGKSGVKRISRFDTSNLPVQIAGEITDFDEFAWIDARERKHVSRAVPLAIAASHEALKDAGFVPESMSMDEKRDVGVMLGSGGGAQEFSEEQYRHYFQGNVKQASLFSIPSGTMGTLSSEVSMRFGFRGFSHVFTTGCTSSTDALGYALRQIQFGTLPVLLVGGVDVPLAPGIMKGFCLMKIMTTSWNHDPERGSRPFSQDRDGFVVAEGSWMFVLEEYEHARARGAHIYAEIAGYGSTCEAFHRVRLAECGEEPARAISIAMQEAGVTCSDIDYVNLHGTSTQLNDRIETRALKLVLGERAHSTPMSGLKSQIGHPQGACGAAGVAATLVAMHHSQIPPTINLDNPDPDCDLDYVPEVGRKHEVEHAVCNCIAFGSKNSALVLRKIH
- a CDS encoding SDR family oxidoreductase — translated: MATYLITGIAGFIGSNLAQELVRRGETVRGFDNFETGKRENLCGLERKIEFREIDLLDAEGVGEMCQGADYVLHQAALASVPRSVADPLKSHEANINGTFNLLLAARDAKVKRVIYAASSSAYGDTPTLPKQETMQSNPISPYAVQKLTGELYLSSFHSVYGLETVSLRYFNIFGPHQDPTSQYSGVLARFISQMLAGETCTIFGDGEQSRDFTYVENAVNANLLACAAPAEKVCGKVFNVATGDRYSLNETFRMLSGIIGYSGKPRYAEPRTGDVKHSLADISRAKAAFGYEPTVNFEEGLRRTVEWYKHSFAAASN
- a CDS encoding sigma-54 dependent transcriptional regulator, yielding MNANPTILIVDDEPSMLRYTKTLLEVDNYAVETANSGFEAVKRVREGLSPSLILLDMAMPSMNGLQTIEECKKVRPDQKIVVLSCVSDTSTVVQAIKLGALDYVTKPFYKSELDAVLKRCLEQDKSEKGKKDLQQYSVSDDVEVENLEDDLFFLAASPQMKQIRAQVSLVAKVDVPVLLLGESGVGKEILARLIHKMSIRAHRPLLKVNCAALPAELLESELFGYEAGAFTGASRPKPGKFELCNKGTILMDEIGEMSTPLQAKLLHVLQDGSFSRLGSRSNITVDVRVLAATNINIQEAIANKTLREDLYYRLNAFTMQIPPLRERREEIPLLLKHFMNRLSERYAHPPLAYSERLLRACVQYHWPGNLRELGNFVKRYLVLQDEDMAISELEAKSKGLGGTPDSPNGTPAGTPEGGLKSLVRSLKDEAELRAIEQALTATNWNRKLAAARLNISYKALLYKIKQYQIVPPGSNRLSETRTGLR